A segment of the Catenuloplanes nepalensis genome:
AGCACCTCGACCGGATCGGGCTCGGCGGGCAGCACCGCTGCGGCGTGAGCGGTGAACGCCGCCGCGACGACCGGCCACGACAGTCCGTGATCACGGGCCGATTGCACGACCGTCCGCCCGCCGTCAGCGACTGCGGCCCCGGCCGCGGCGCGGAGCCTGCCGGTCAGTCTCGCCCGGGCCGGGACCTGCCCGACCTGCTCGGTGAACGACACACGCGGACAACTATCGGTCGGGCAGTGCCAGCGGCGTTTACGCCACCGCAACCGCACCGTCCGGCCGGCGACCGGCAGATCCCGCGGCCGGGTCGTGACCCACGCCTTCACCCGCACCGCCTCCTGACCGCAGTCCGGGCAGCAACGCGCCTGCTCACACCCAGTGGACAAGACCACCACCGGCACACCAGCGGCATCCAGCTCGACCCGATCGACGACCAGGCCGTCAAGGCCCAGCAGCCGGGTCGTATCGTTGACCATGCTCGCAGCTCTTCACTTGTGACTATCCGATCTAGACACTCAGATGATCACCGACGAGCTGCGAGCCCGCTACGTCCGGGTCGCCGTCAACACCGCACCCCGCTCAACTTCGAAGAGCCGTCAATGATCCTTTGCGGCGAGCCGCCGCCGAATGGGCAACGGAGTCGCTCCCGCGGGCAACGGTCGTCGCCGGCGCTCCTCCCTAATGCACGATCCGTGGCCGCAAGACCCCGTCGCCTACCGGCCGCAGCCACGGCACGGCCGAACCATGAGACCACCAGGCCGCAGAACCGCCGGACCGCAAGACCGCCGAGGCCGCAAGATCGCCAGCCGCAAGACCGCCGGGGCGTAGGACTGCCAGGCCGCGAGGCCCCGGAGCCGCGAAACCGCCAGGCCGCAAAACCACTGGGCCGGCGAGACCGGCGATCAACGAGACAGCGGGCCGCAGGGCCGCATTCGTCGATGGGAAGTGGTCGGAGCAGCCTGGCCATCGTCGCGCATGATCAATAGGCGCCCTGTTGCCCTGTTGCCCTGCTGCGCTCCGCAGGGCTGCCGGTGGTGCAGTAGGCGGCGGGCAGACTGCGGGCCCGACGACAGCGCTCAGCAGAAGGTCGTCACATGCCGCGTTAACCCTTATTACGCGCTCATCGCATCGGACAGCCTGGATCCGGTCGTATCCAGGTCCTGTTCCGAATCCAGTCTGCGGCAGGACGGCAGCCGCAGGGAGTTATCCACAGGCCGAAAGTTTGTCCACAGATCGCGGATTCGGCACTCGGCGGGCGCGGCGTTCGCGCGATCCTCTGCCCATGCATTCGATCGCACTCCCCCTGATCGTTCTCAGCCTGACGGCGTTGCTACCGGCCGGCAGTGATGAGGGCCAGCACCGCGTCCCTGCTCGCGCGCCCATGCCGATGGCATCGATGGCGGCCCCTACCCCGTCCGTCGGGTCGGGCTCACCGACGACCTCGCCGGCGCCGGGCCCTGCATCACCGTCCACCAGCACTCCGGCGTCTTCGGAGCCGGCTCGCACATCGGCTCCCGGCTCTTCCGCGCCCGCCGGGTCCGGCTACGTCTGGCCGATCAGCGGCCCGCCGCCGCCCATCCACCGGCGTTTCGATCCGCCGCCGCAACCCTGGTTAACCGGCCATCGCGGTGTGGACCTCGGCGCACCGCCCGGCGCCATCGTCCGTTCCGCCGGGGCCGGCACCGTGGTCTTCGCCGGTCAGGTCGCCGGCCAGGGTGTGGTCAGCGTCGAGCATGCCGGCGGCATACGCACCACCTACCAACCACTCCACGTCGGCGTCACGGCCGGCCTGCTCGTCACCGTCGACGCTCCCCTCGGCACGCTGGCCACCGGCCACGTCGGCTGTCCCGCCGCCGCCTGCCTGCACTGGGGCCTCCGACGCGGTGCCGAATACCTCGATCCCCTGCTTCTCCTGGCCCTCGGTCGTGCCCGTCTCCTCCCAAGGCAGCCAAGCCCTTGATCGCCACCGCCCCACCACCGATCGCGCACGCCGACGCTCCGAAGCCGCTCGCCGCCCGGCCACGGCTACCGCGCCACCCGATGTCAGGCCCGCTCAGCACCCACGCACCCCACCCGAACCACGCACCCCACCCGAACCACGTGCCCCAACCCGAGCCACGCGCTCGGATATGAGCCATGCACTCGCATCTGAGCCGGCATTCGCATCCGAGGGTGCGTTCGCGTCGGTAGTTATAAGCGACGAACGGCGTGGCCGCGCCAGCCGTGGAACCCGACCTACCGGCGCGCCCGGCGGTGCACCGAGCGGGGTGGCCGGTTCGTGCACATGGGAAGGCCCGGAGTGCGGCGAGAAGTCGCAGCCCCGGGCCGGGAAGGAGGAGAGGACGTCAGCTGGGGAAGCCGGTGTCCGTCGGCAGGGAGATCTCCGGCTTCTCCAGCTCCTCGACGTTGACGTCCTTGAAGGTCATCACGCGCACGTTCTTGACGAAGCGAGCCGGCCGGTACATGTCCCAGACCCACGCGTCCTGCATCTCGACCTCGAAGTAGACCTCGCCGTCCGAGTTGCGGACGTGCAGGTCGACATGGTTCGCGAGGTAGAAGCGACGCTCGGTCTCGACCACATAGGAGAACTGGCGGACGATGTCGCGGTACTCCCGATAGAGCTGCAGCTCCATCTCGGTCTCGTACTTCTCGAGATCTTCTGCGCTCATCGTTGTCCGCCCTTCATCTGGCCATCTTCCCCCACCCACGTCGGCGGTCGTGGCTGCTGCTCCGATGCCACGCCGACGGTACTCCAGCCCGCGGCGACCCGCGCCATCGCCTCGGCCCCGGCGGCGGCGCCCACGGGCGCGGCACCGGTGCCGCCGGACGACACGACCGACGGGCGATCGGACTCCGCGGAGACCGGACGGCGGGCCCGGGGCGGGCTGCCGTCGCGCCCGGACGCGGCGGCCACGTTCGCATACGAGTACCGATGCTCCACGCACGGGCCGTGTTCCGCCAGTGCCGCGTTGTGCTCGGCGGTCACGTAACCCTTGTGGTCGGCGAAGCCGTAGGCCGGGAACTCGGCGTCCAGCTCCACCATGATCCGGTCTCGGGTGACCTTGGCGAGCACGCTCGCCGCCGCCACGCACGCGGCGACCTGGTCGCCCTTCCACACGGCGAGTCCGGGCACGCCGAGCCCGTCCACCGCGAAGCCGTCGGTGAGGACGTACTCGGGGCGGACGGCCAGCGAGGCCAGCGCGCGGCGCATGGCCGCGAGGTTACACACATGCAGGCCGCGCGCATCAACCTCGGTGGGCGGTATGACCACGACCGAGTACGCCAGGGCGCGCTTGACCACTTCCGCGTAGATCCGCTCGCGCGCTGCGGCGGTCAGCAGCTTCGAGTCGGTCAGGCCGTCGATCTCGCCGCGCCTGCCGGTCGGCAGCACCACCGCGGCCGCGACCAGCGGACCCGCGCACGCACCGCGCCCCGCCTCGTCCGCGCCGGCCACGAGCGTGAACCCGCGGCGCTGCAGCGCCCGCTCCAGCGCGTAGATGCCGCCCTCACGCCGGACGATGGTCCTCGGCGGGCTAAGCACCGGCCGTCACCCGCCGCAGCACGTCCGCGAGGTCGGCGGGGTAGACCGGCTCGGGCGCGGACGCCAACTCGTCCACCGGCCACCACCGGTACGACGTGATGCTGTCCCGCTCGATCTCGTCGAACCCGCTCGTGTCGATCTCGAAGCGGGGCGACCGCACCAGGAAGAACTCCTGCTCCTGCCGGTACCACACGGCGCCGAACGGGAACTCGGTCACGTCCGCGTGCACCGGCGCGCCCAGCGCCGAGACCGGCAGGTCCAGCCCGGCCTCCTCGCGCAGCTCGCGCGCGGCGGCCTCGGCCGGCGTCTCGCCCTCGTCGAGCCCGCCGCCGACCGTGAACCAGTACGGCTCGTCCGGCCGCCCCGGGTCGACGCCCCGGAACAACAGAACCCGCCCGGCCTCGTCGACCAGCAGCACACGAGCCGCCCGGCGCGGCACGAAGTCCACCATGGAACAGACCCTAACCGCCGCTGCCGGACGGAACCTGCTCGAAGGTCTCCGGCGCGGACAGCCAGTCGACCCGGGAGAACGGCCAGAACAGCACGAACGCGCGCCCGACGACCGCTTCCTCGGAGATCGTGGACTTCGCCATGTCGCCGTCCGACGTGGTCCAGTGCTCCAGCGAGTCGCCGGACTGTGAGCGGTGGTCGCCCATCACCCAGAGCCGGTCCGGCGGCACCACGATGTCGAACTCGGTGGACGCGGCCGGGTCCTGGATGCCGTTCTCCGCGTAGATGTACGGCTCGTCGAGCGAGACGCCGTTCACCTGGAGGCGCCCCTGGGCGTCGCAGCACATGACCCGGTCGCCGCCGACGCCGATGATGCGCTTGATGAAGTCCTCGCCCTTGGGCGTGCTGCGCCAGCCCTCCGGCGCCTCGAACACGATGATCTCGCCGCGCGCGGGGTCACGGAAGTTGTACACGAGCTTGTTGACCAGGACCCGGTCGTAGACGTTGAGCGTGTGCTCCATGGAGGGGGACGGGATGTAGAACGTCTGGAGCACGAACGTCCGCACCAGGATGGCGACAAGCAGCGCCACACCGAGGAGGATGGGTAGTTCTTTCCAGAACGAACTGCGTGGCTTGTCGGTCTGCTCGTCGATCACGAAGGCAGCCTACGACGACGGGCTGAGAAGCGAGACCGGGAACGCGCCTTAAACGCCAGAGATGCCAACAAGGGGACAGTGAGCACGAATCCTCCTTGAGTGTCAGGCGTCGTGTCCTGGGGCGCCGCGGACGAGGCGGGCACGTCGTCCCACACCTCCGGCACGGGAATCCCGGCCCAGCTGTCCCGCGGCCAGACGATCACGAAGGCCTGGCCGACCACGTTCTCCACCGGGACCGGGCCCTGACAGCGGGCGTCCTGGGAGACGGATCGATGGTCGCCCATCACGAAGATCTGGCCGTCCGGAATGACGATCTCCTGGAAGCGGCGGGAGCGGCAGTCGTTGCCGTCGCCGACCGTGTCGTCCAGCGGGGAGTCCTCGAAAATGTACGGCTCGTCGATCGGCACGCCGTTGACCAGGATGCGGCCCTGCTCGTCGCAGCAGGAGACGGTGTCGCCGCCGACGCCGATCACCCGCTTGATGAAGTCCTTCTCGCCGGGCCGGCCGACGCCGACCAGGTCGCCGATCGTACGGCTGAGCCTGGTCATGAACGTCAGGCCGGATGTGTCGTCGGTGTGTTCCGGCGCCCACCGGTCGGTGCCGCGGAAGACCACGACCTCGCCGCGCTCCGGCGTGCGCACGTCGTAGACGACCTTGTTCACCAGCACGCGGTCGCCGACGAGCAGCGTGTTCTCCATCGACCCGGACGGAATGTAGAACGCCTGCACGAGGAACGTGCGGATCAGCACGGCCAGGCAGAACGCCACGACCAGCAGGATCGGCAGCTCCAGCCAGAGCGCCATCTGCTTGACCTGACGCCGCGGCCGGTCGCCGGCACCGCCGGAGCCGGCGACGTCGGTCACGCCGCCGGCACGGGCACCGCCCCGGCCACCGGAGTCGGCCGGCCCTCCGGCGCCTCGACGGCGGCGGGGCCGCTCGGCGGCGGCGTCGTCCTCCGGGCCGGGCCCGTCGAAGAAGGAGCCACCGCCGGTGCCCGGATAAAGCACTACCGCCCGAGCCCCGTCCCCGTCGTTGTCCGCGGGGGGAGGCGTCGAGCGGTAGGGCGATGCTTCTCGACTGTCGCCGTCGTAGCGCCCGTACGTCACAGAAGCAAGCTTAGGTCGCGTTCGGCGCTACGGCTGCTGTCGGAGCGAGAGAAGGTTTACCCGGACGGGGGACGTCAGCGGGCGACCGACTCGCGCTTCTCCTTGATCTTCGCGGCCTTACCGCGGAGCTCCCGGAGGTAGTACAGCTTCGCCCGGCGGACGTCACCGCGGGTAACGATCTCGAGGCGGTCGATCGCCGGGCTGTTGAGCGGGTAGGTGCGCTCGACGCCGACGCCGAAGCTCACCTTCCGGATGGTGAAGGTCTCGCGCAGGCCGGCACCGTGGCGCCGGATCACGACACCCTGG
Coding sequences within it:
- a CDS encoding DUF2469 domain-containing protein, yielding MSAEDLEKYETEMELQLYREYRDIVRQFSYVVETERRFYLANHVDLHVRNSDGEVYFEVEMQDAWVWDMYRPARFVKNVRVMTFKDVNVEELEKPEISLPTDTGFPS
- the rplS gene encoding 50S ribosomal protein L19, translated to MNTLDALDAQSQRTDIPDFRAGDTLKVHARVVEGNRSRVQVFQGVVIRRHGAGLRETFTIRKVSFGVGVERTYPLNSPAIDRLEIVTRGDVRRAKLYYLRELRGKAAKIKEKRESVAR
- a CDS encoding murein hydrolase activator EnvC family protein, producing MAAPTPSVGSGSPTTSPAPGPASPSTSTPASSEPARTSAPGSSAPAGSGYVWPISGPPPPIHRRFDPPPQPWLTGHRGVDLGAPPGAIVRSAGAGTVVFAGQVAGQGVVSVEHAGGIRTTYQPLHVGVTAGLLVTVDAPLGTLATGHVGCPAAACLHWGLRRGAEYLDPLLLLALGRARLLPRQPSP
- the lepB gene encoding signal peptidase I, whose amino-acid sequence is MALWLELPILLVVAFCLAVLIRTFLVQAFYIPSGSMENTLLVGDRVLVNKVVYDVRTPERGEVVVFRGTDRWAPEHTDDTSGLTFMTRLSRTIGDLVGVGRPGEKDFIKRVIGVGGDTVSCCDEQGRILVNGVPIDEPYIFEDSPLDDTVGDGNDCRSRRFQEIVIPDGQIFVMGDHRSVSQDARCQGPVPVENVVGQAFVIVWPRDSWAGIPVPEVWDDVPASSAAPQDTTPDTQGGFVLTVPLLASLAFKARSRSRFSARRRRLPS
- a CDS encoding NUDIX hydrolase, coding for MVDFVPRRAARVLLVDEAGRVLLFRGVDPGRPDEPYWFTVGGGLDEGETPAEAAARELREEAGLDLPVSALGAPVHADVTEFPFGAVWYRQEQEFFLVRSPRFEIDTSGFDEIERDSITSYRWWPVDELASAPEPVYPADLADVLRRVTAGA
- a CDS encoding ribonuclease HII, producing the protein MLSPPRTIVRREGGIYALERALQRRGFTLVAGADEAGRGACAGPLVAAAVVLPTGRRGEIDGLTDSKLLTAAARERIYAEVVKRALAYSVVVIPPTEVDARGLHVCNLAAMRRALASLAVRPEYVLTDGFAVDGLGVPGLAVWKGDQVAACVAAASVLAKVTRDRIMVELDAEFPAYGFADHKGYVTAEHNAALAEHGPCVEHRYSYANVAAASGRDGSPPRARRPVSAESDRPSVVSSGGTGAAPVGAAAGAEAMARVAAGWSTVGVASEQQPRPPTWVGEDGQMKGGQR
- the lepB gene encoding signal peptidase I, encoding MIDEQTDKPRSSFWKELPILLGVALLVAILVRTFVLQTFYIPSPSMEHTLNVYDRVLVNKLVYNFRDPARGEIIVFEAPEGWRSTPKGEDFIKRIIGVGGDRVMCCDAQGRLQVNGVSLDEPYIYAENGIQDPAASTEFDIVVPPDRLWVMGDHRSQSGDSLEHWTTSDGDMAKSTISEEAVVGRAFVLFWPFSRVDWLSAPETFEQVPSGSGG